Proteins from a single region of Geothrix sp. PMB-07:
- a CDS encoding DnaA N-terminal domain-containing protein translates to MGHQKSIDAEADSGEGNTKWDIFEAGAVWAIAEVVAWMQRLDSPALALGVSAGLARKAKGAETTFRLGISQMAEAAGQEADAIRKAVRTKVRELADEYEVAPGMLPLPLPLAEGLSLVTRGKKGRRLQGEVEARALTPLPPIMQNRPEACFGERENKPDARLPRSENEPKTRFSAQENEPQACSADENEPEAHHPYFSTQTQSYVPTPPTQVGKEGGFSEEQISLLALLSAADCPSPKAEAAVQGKLAGRGETLRWVANRFEDLLRVVANDKEGFLYPEQVLAHRIKVGTVVGMLSRLPKLAPDQPQEPKVVPFTPRVSIGPPVTPTADREAQRAWEGVREALTDLMYEDSFNTWIAPLKPLGFRECVNTPVLVVGTVNGYHRNWIECSLTDEWNAAIAAAGVPGLRIDIEIDENEISRNVAL, encoded by the coding sequence ATGGGCCACCAGAAGAGTATAGACGCCGAGGCCGACAGCGGCGAGGGCAATACCAAGTGGGACATTTTCGAGGCCGGGGCGGTGTGGGCTATCGCCGAAGTTGTCGCGTGGATGCAGCGGCTGGATAGCCCCGCCCTTGCGCTGGGCGTATCGGCGGGGCTCGCCCGGAAGGCGAAGGGCGCAGAGACGACCTTCCGTTTGGGGATCTCACAGATGGCCGAAGCGGCCGGACAAGAGGCAGACGCGATTCGGAAGGCGGTGCGAACGAAGGTCAGGGAGTTAGCCGACGAATACGAGGTGGCACCAGGCATGCTGCCTTTGCCGCTCCCCCTCGCGGAGGGCCTGTCCTTGGTCACCCGTGGAAAGAAGGGGCGTCGGTTGCAGGGCGAGGTGGAGGCGCGTGCTCTGACCCCCCTGCCGCCGATCATGCAAAACAGGCCCGAGGCATGTTTTGGTGAGCGAGAAAACAAGCCTGACGCCCGTTTGCCACGGAGTGAAAACGAGCCCAAGACCCGTTTTAGTGCGCAAGAAAACGAGCCTCAGGCTTGTTCTGCGGACGAAAACGAGCCTGAGGCCCACCACCCTTATTTCAGTACTCAAACCCAATCGTACGTACCCACCCCACCTACCCAGGTGGGTAAGGAAGGTGGGTTTTCAGAGGAACAGATTTCCCTTCTGGCGCTGCTGAGTGCGGCCGATTGCCCTAGTCCCAAGGCAGAGGCTGCTGTTCAGGGCAAGCTGGCTGGTCGGGGAGAGACCCTGCGGTGGGTCGCAAACCGATTCGAGGACCTCCTCCGGGTGGTTGCGAACGACAAAGAAGGGTTCCTGTATCCAGAGCAGGTGCTCGCTCACCGAATCAAGGTGGGAACCGTTGTCGGAATGCTGTCGAGGTTGCCAAAGCTTGCACCCGATCAACCACAGGAGCCCAAGGTGGTGCCTTTCACCCCGCGGGTGTCCATTGGCCCCCCCGTGACTCCTACGGCTGACAGGGAGGCCCAGAGGGCCTGGGAAGGCGTCCGAGAGGCCCTTACCGACCTCATGTACGAGGACAGCTTCAACACCTGGATCGCCCCCCTCAAACCACTGGGCTTCCGGGAGTGTGTCAATACGCCCGTCCTGGTGGTTGGCACCGTGAACGGATACCACCGCAATTGGATTGAATGCTCCCTCACAGACGAGTGGAACGCGGCCATTGCGGCTGCAGGAGTGCCTGGGCTGCGCATTGACATTGAGATCGATGAAAACGAAATATCGCGAAACGTAGCGCTTTAG